Proteins encoded in a region of the Enterococcus gilvus ATCC BAA-350 genome:
- a CDS encoding PTS glucitol/sorbitol transporter subunit IIA yields the protein MTVTEITQIGKNAVNDENILILFGQTITPDLMDVSIVQKKINETPIDLKKGGQLIFGEQSYKINGVGPLANENLNEIGHATVFFQEEVGMIPNGIYVSPEKLPDLEVGMKITFQ from the coding sequence ATGACAGTAACTGAAATCACTCAAATTGGAAAAAATGCAGTTAATGATGAAAATATCTTGATTCTTTTCGGACAGACGATTACACCAGATTTAATGGATGTTTCGATCGTTCAGAAGAAAATCAATGAGACACCCATTGATTTGAAAAAAGGCGGACAGCTTATTTTTGGCGAGCAAAGCTACAAAATAAATGGTGTTGGACCGTTAGCCAATGAAAATCTTAATGAGATCGGACATGCGACTGTCTTTTTTCAAGAAGAGGTTGGCATGATCCCAAATGGGATTTATGTTTCCCCAGAAAAACTTCCAGATTTGGAAGTAGGGATGAAAATTACATTTCAATAG
- a CDS encoding lactonase family protein, with the protein MIQKILLGTYTRRISQGIYQIDLNTDTETLTNLELVTAEISPTYLTKSKEEVLYAVTSREEKGGVSSYDPQINFLNAVTEEGAPPCYVAVDEARQLVYGANYHKGELNTYKIQSDGSLEAAASLAHKEPTGPHKNQDHAHTHYTDLAPDQRLVVCDLGTDRVYTYDVADNGAVEEVAVYVAEPGTGPRHLVFHPNETTAYLFGELDSSVSVLSYDQTDGSFTQKQKVSTLPADFDGENGGAAIRISNDGRYLYASNRGHNSIAVFAITENGQHIENVQSISTEGDFPRDFALSPDNAYVVAANQNSDNLTLYRRDAESGLLTMIQKDVYAPEAVCVYFEA; encoded by the coding sequence ATGATCCAAAAAATACTTTTAGGCACTTACACCCGACGCATCAGTCAAGGAATCTATCAAATCGATCTGAATACCGACACTGAAACGTTAACTAATCTAGAATTAGTAACAGCGGAAATAAGCCCAACATACCTTACTAAAAGTAAAGAAGAAGTTCTTTACGCCGTTACGAGCCGTGAGGAAAAAGGCGGAGTGTCTAGCTACGACCCTCAAATCAATTTTTTGAATGCGGTGACAGAAGAAGGCGCTCCGCCATGTTATGTGGCTGTTGATGAAGCACGTCAATTGGTTTACGGAGCAAATTATCATAAAGGGGAACTGAACACGTACAAGATCCAATCAGACGGCTCCCTTGAAGCGGCTGCATCCCTTGCACATAAAGAACCAACAGGGCCTCACAAAAATCAAGACCATGCACATACTCATTATACCGACCTAGCGCCAGATCAACGCTTAGTCGTATGTGACCTTGGTACTGACCGTGTCTACACCTATGATGTTGCTGACAACGGTGCCGTTGAAGAAGTCGCGGTCTATGTCGCTGAACCTGGGACGGGGCCTCGTCACTTAGTTTTTCATCCGAATGAAACAACTGCCTACTTATTTGGTGAATTGGACAGTTCCGTTAGCGTCCTCAGCTACGATCAGACAGATGGCAGCTTCACTCAAAAACAAAAAGTTTCCACTTTGCCCGCAGACTTTGACGGTGAAAACGGCGGTGCTGCGATTCGCATCTCTAACGATGGGCGCTATTTGTACGCATCGAATCGCGGACATAATTCAATTGCCGTTTTCGCGATCACTGAAAATGGGCAACATATCGAAAACGTACAAAGCATCTCAACAGAAGGCGATTTCCCACGAGATTTCGCGTTAAGTCCTGACAACGCGTATGTCGTTGCAGCGAATCAAAACAGCGACAACCTGACGCTTTATCGTCGGGATGCCGAAAGCGGCCTATTGACAATGATCCAAAAAGACGTCTATGCGCCAGAAGCGGTTTGTGTCTATTTCGAAGCCTAG
- a CDS encoding GNAT family N-acetyltransferase — MDTIIRKWHRDDAEELAKVLSNKNIHDNLRDGLPFPYTKKDAQAFIESMLRADSSSTFAFAIVDGDRVIGSIGVFRSENIHRRTAEIGYYLSENDWGKGFATRAVTAVTAYIFKETDILRIFAEPFSTNKASCRLLEKCGFQFEGTLRKNAVKNGEVKDMHMYALIK; from the coding sequence ATGGATACGATCATCCGAAAATGGCATAGAGACGATGCCGAAGAGCTGGCAAAAGTTTTGTCTAATAAAAACATTCATGACAACTTGCGAGACGGTCTGCCTTTTCCATACACTAAAAAAGATGCCCAAGCATTCATTGAATCTATGTTGCGTGCTGATTCGTCGAGCACATTTGCTTTCGCCATTGTTGATGGGGATAGAGTGATTGGCAGTATCGGTGTTTTTCGCTCGGAAAATATCCATCGGCGTACGGCTGAAATTGGGTATTATCTTTCCGAAAATGATTGGGGCAAGGGCTTTGCTACGCGAGCCGTGACAGCTGTTACGGCGTATATTTTCAAAGAAACCGATATTCTGAGGATTTTTGCAGAACCCTTTTCCACCAACAAAGCCTCTTGTCGATTGCTGGAAAAATGCGGGTTTCAATTCGAAGGAACCTTGCGGAAAAATGCGGTGAAAAACGGTGAAGTAAAAGACATGCACATGTATGCACTGATTAAATAA
- a CDS encoding cation-translocating P-type ATPase, with product MSEEKKQQLINPFYSEEKEQVLAEVQTTEEGLTTAEAEKRLNEYGLNELEEGEKKSMLARFLEQFKDLMIIVLLFAAVISAVVSHEVVDSIIILAVVIINAVMGVVQESKAEQAIEALREMSTPNANVLRDGHILSVKSTDLVPGDIVMLEAGDVVPADLRLIEVASLKIEEAALTGESVPVEKELIVIDAGEVGIGDRVNMAYSNSNVTYGRGKGVVVNTGMNTEVGKIAGMLAQADETETPLKNNLNQLGKFLTLAIIIIAVVMFFVGTVFNDTSWVDMLLTSISLAVAAIPEGLPAIVTIILALGTQVMAKRNSVIRKLPAVETLGSTDIIASDKTGTLTLNQMTVEKLYVDNHQYDANGEVPSDSMAMKVMNYANDTKIAQDGSLIGDPTETALVQFGLNNHFDVREKVAAEPRVGELPFDSDRKLMSTLHEEQDGKILVAVKGAPDVLLDRTTHILLNDQVVPMTEKEKQDILANNKDMAQQALRVLGMAYKYVDHVPAELETEVVENELVFAGLVGMIDPERAEAAEAVRVAKEAGVRPIMITGDHKDTAEAIAARLGIIEKGDDASVLTGAQLNELSDEEFAQKVEHYSVYARVSPEHKVRIVKAWQKEGKVVAMTGDGVNDAPALKQADIGIGMGITGTEVSKGASDMVLADDNFATIVVAVEEGRKVFSNIQKAVQYLLAANLGEVLTLFIATLLAWDTLLPIHLLWINLVTDTFPAIALGMEPAEKDLMQHKPRGRSSNLFSGGVFSSIIYQGILEASTVLFVYWSAIQWPVHSNYGEIHSDALTMAFATLGLMQLFHAFNVKSVHQSLFKVGAFRNKSFNWAILLSFVLMMVIIVVPGLNDVFRVAHLDLYQWGIVIGASFAIIPIVEIVKFFQRKTLKEK from the coding sequence ATGTCCGAGGAGAAAAAACAACAACTGATAAATCCTTTTTATTCAGAAGAAAAAGAACAGGTTTTAGCAGAAGTTCAAACGACTGAAGAAGGGCTGACAACTGCGGAAGCAGAAAAACGCCTAAATGAGTATGGTTTGAATGAATTAGAAGAGGGCGAAAAGAAAAGTATGCTTGCTCGCTTCTTAGAACAATTTAAAGATTTGATGATTATCGTCCTATTGTTTGCGGCAGTCATCTCTGCGGTCGTTTCTCATGAAGTAGTGGATTCGATCATTATTTTAGCCGTTGTGATCATCAATGCGGTGATGGGTGTTGTACAAGAATCGAAGGCTGAACAAGCCATTGAGGCCTTGCGTGAAATGTCTACACCAAATGCCAATGTTTTACGTGATGGTCATATCCTTTCTGTGAAATCTACCGATCTTGTTCCCGGCGATATCGTAATGCTGGAGGCCGGTGATGTGGTCCCTGCGGACTTACGTTTGATCGAAGTCGCTTCATTAAAGATTGAAGAAGCTGCTTTAACAGGAGAGTCTGTTCCGGTAGAAAAAGAGTTGATCGTTATTGATGCAGGCGAAGTGGGCATCGGTGATCGTGTGAATATGGCGTATTCAAATAGTAACGTCACCTATGGCCGCGGAAAAGGTGTGGTCGTGAATACTGGAATGAATACCGAAGTTGGTAAGATTGCTGGAATGTTAGCACAAGCAGATGAAACAGAGACACCATTGAAAAACAACTTGAACCAATTGGGTAAATTCTTGACACTTGCTATTATTATTATTGCTGTCGTGATGTTTTTCGTAGGAACTGTCTTTAACGATACCTCGTGGGTCGATATGCTCTTGACCTCGATCTCATTAGCAGTTGCGGCTATTCCTGAAGGCTTGCCAGCGATCGTTACGATCATTCTTGCTTTAGGGACCCAAGTGATGGCTAAACGAAATTCTGTGATTCGTAAATTGCCTGCAGTGGAAACTTTAGGTTCAACAGATATTATTGCTTCTGATAAAACAGGGACTTTGACGTTAAATCAGATGACGGTTGAAAAGCTTTACGTCGACAACCATCAATACGATGCGAATGGCGAAGTACCTAGCGATAGTATGGCGATGAAAGTCATGAACTATGCGAACGATACAAAAATCGCGCAAGACGGCAGTTTGATCGGCGATCCAACAGAAACAGCGCTTGTGCAATTTGGATTGAATAATCATTTTGATGTACGTGAAAAAGTTGCTGCAGAACCTCGCGTGGGTGAGCTGCCTTTCGACTCAGATCGTAAGCTGATGAGCACGCTGCATGAAGAGCAAGATGGAAAAATCTTAGTAGCTGTCAAAGGCGCTCCAGATGTCTTGCTTGATCGGACGACACATATCTTGTTGAATGATCAAGTGGTTCCTATGACAGAGAAAGAAAAACAAGATATTTTAGCGAATAACAAAGACATGGCGCAGCAAGCGCTGCGTGTATTGGGCATGGCTTACAAATATGTAGACCACGTTCCAGCAGAATTAGAAACGGAAGTCGTTGAAAACGAATTGGTCTTTGCTGGATTAGTCGGCATGATCGATCCAGAACGTGCCGAAGCGGCCGAAGCAGTACGTGTGGCTAAAGAAGCGGGCGTTCGTCCAATTATGATCACTGGTGACCACAAAGATACCGCAGAAGCGATTGCTGCTCGTTTGGGGATCATCGAAAAGGGCGACGATGCGTCTGTTTTAACCGGTGCGCAATTAAATGAACTTTCAGATGAAGAGTTTGCTCAGAAGGTAGAGCATTATTCAGTCTATGCCCGTGTGTCTCCAGAGCATAAAGTTCGGATCGTCAAAGCGTGGCAAAAAGAAGGAAAAGTAGTTGCCATGACAGGGGACGGCGTCAATGATGCACCTGCCTTGAAGCAAGCGGATATCGGTATTGGTATGGGGATCACAGGGACAGAGGTTTCCAAAGGAGCTTCTGATATGGTTCTTGCGGATGACAACTTCGCGACGATCGTCGTTGCTGTGGAAGAAGGACGTAAAGTCTTCTCCAATATCCAAAAAGCGGTTCAATATTTATTGGCTGCGAACTTAGGAGAAGTATTGACGTTATTCATCGCTACTTTGCTTGCTTGGGATACCTTGCTGCCAATCCACTTATTATGGATCAACTTAGTAACAGATACTTTTCCTGCGATCGCTTTAGGAATGGAGCCTGCGGAAAAAGACTTGATGCAGCATAAACCACGGGGACGCAGTTCAAATCTGTTTTCTGGCGGCGTCTTCTCAAGTATTATTTATCAAGGGATCTTAGAAGCGAGTACCGTATTGTTTGTTTATTGGTCAGCGATTCAATGGCCGGTTCATTCAAATTATGGAGAGATTCATTCGGACGCCTTGACGATGGCTTTTGCAACGTTAGGCTTAATGCAGCTATTCCACGCATTCAACGTGAAATCTGTGCATCAATCCTTGTTCAAAGTTGGTGCCTTCCGCAACAAGAGCTTTAACTGGGCGATCTTATTATCCTTTGTGTTAATGATGGTCATCATCGTTGTGCCAGGACTGAACGATGTCTTCCGGGTAGCACATCTTGACTTGTATCAATGGGGGATCGTGATCGGTGCTTCCTTTGCGATTATTCCAATTGTTGAGATCGTGAAATTCTTCCAACGTAAAACGTTAAAAGAAAAATAA
- a CDS encoding tRNA 2-thiocytidine(32) synthetase TtcA, with product MGFKKKDNQSYYNPVRRAILTHGMIEPGDRVAIGMSGGKDSTTLLYLLDRIRRQRRLGFDFELVPIALDMGFEGCDITPMQAFVEQLGYPLEIVPTNIAKVVFDIREEKSPCSLCAKLRRGILYNRAHELGCQKVALGHHVDDAIETYYMNFLFHGRMNSFEPKSYLSKTNVTLIRPMIYLEEKQIIRLVKREELPVVFNPCPVDKKTKREEIKNLVTNMANHYPDIREKFIMGMEQGTAEDFWNKSL from the coding sequence ATGGGATTTAAAAAGAAAGACAATCAGAGTTATTACAATCCGGTTCGCCGTGCGATCTTAACGCATGGAATGATCGAACCAGGAGATCGAGTGGCGATCGGTATGAGTGGCGGAAAAGATAGCACGACGTTGCTTTATTTGTTGGATCGGATTCGTCGACAAAGAAGGTTGGGGTTTGATTTTGAGCTGGTACCGATCGCGCTTGATATGGGATTTGAAGGGTGTGACATTACGCCGATGCAGGCTTTCGTTGAACAGTTGGGGTATCCATTAGAAATTGTTCCGACAAACATTGCCAAAGTTGTTTTTGATATTCGGGAAGAAAAATCCCCCTGCTCCTTATGCGCAAAACTACGCCGAGGAATCTTATACAATCGAGCCCATGAATTGGGGTGTCAAAAAGTCGCGTTGGGGCATCATGTAGATGACGCGATCGAGACTTACTACATGAACTTTTTGTTTCACGGAAGGATGAATAGTTTTGAGCCAAAAAGCTATCTATCGAAAACAAACGTAACGTTAATCCGTCCGATGATCTATTTGGAAGAAAAACAAATCATCCGCCTTGTGAAACGCGAAGAGCTGCCGGTTGTTTTTAATCCTTGTCCTGTGGATAAAAAAACAAAACGGGAAGAGATAAAGAACTTAGTGACCAACATGGCGAATCACTACCCAGATATTCGAGAAAAGTTTATAATGGGCATGGAACAAGGAACAGCTGAAGATTTTTGGAATAAAAGTCTCTAG
- a CDS encoding LTA synthase family protein, which yields MQKLRKLPWRPILVGIGIVGLIIVSNLFFQLTQNDFSFDLAFKFAFSWHTEKFFLGCFVLLVFYGWISSLLGSLKMGSLFYALTVIGVGSANFLKMKYRMEPIYPDDLKMITEFGMIRDIVGIPVFILFLLLLVIGLLLIVFSVKKSLKLKKKQQWIRLSIFVLTSGLLIYAGGFNQQGNVLREAYNKTALWIPYSQKMNYYNTGFMGGFLYNLPVDAMEEPANYSAAAVKKITEEYQPKKENASEEKPNIVYVMSESFSDPSRLKGLEIYGGDPLQAYREVADTTYSGQMLSQNYGGGTANIEFEALTGFSMELFNAQMTTPYTMLVPEFKSFPSLVGTLKERGYETTAIHPYNTSMYKRKDVYKTFGFDQFLDESTMTHKDKIENNPYISDKAAYQEVFDQLEKKNQPQFLHLVTMQTHMPYENKYDELPYLVKGEDSMAVRSYLQDVAYSSEALNDFLTKLDKLPERTLVVFWGDHLPGIYSEEIQEKNQGHPLHETEFLMYDNRHQLNNERVTTSPFYFAADLFQQGRLQMTGFQQLLVELQNELPAFEKGMYYQSGQWFKEARLNKKQEKLYQDYQMIQYDITSGNQYSLKEAFFE from the coding sequence ATGCAAAAACTTCGAAAGCTTCCTTGGCGTCCAATTCTAGTCGGAATCGGTATCGTCGGGTTAATTATTGTTTCCAATCTTTTTTTTCAATTGACGCAAAATGATTTTTCTTTTGACTTGGCATTTAAATTCGCTTTTTCTTGGCACACGGAGAAATTCTTTTTAGGATGTTTTGTGCTGCTGGTTTTTTATGGCTGGATCAGTAGTTTGCTAGGTTCATTAAAAATGGGGAGTCTTTTTTATGCTCTGACCGTGATCGGTGTGGGAAGCGCCAATTTTTTAAAAATGAAGTATCGGATGGAACCAATCTATCCCGATGATCTGAAAATGATTACTGAATTTGGAATGATTCGCGACATCGTTGGAATACCGGTGTTTATTCTCTTTTTACTACTTCTGGTGATTGGGTTGCTGTTAATCGTCTTTAGTGTAAAGAAGAGTTTGAAACTAAAGAAAAAGCAGCAATGGATTCGCTTGAGCATTTTTGTTTTGACGAGTGGTCTTTTGATTTATGCAGGCGGCTTTAATCAGCAGGGAAATGTCTTGCGAGAAGCCTATAATAAGACGGCGTTGTGGATTCCATACAGTCAGAAAATGAATTATTACAACACAGGATTTATGGGCGGTTTTCTATACAATTTGCCTGTCGATGCGATGGAGGAGCCCGCAAACTATTCTGCTGCTGCAGTCAAAAAAATCACGGAAGAGTATCAGCCGAAAAAGGAGAACGCATCCGAAGAAAAGCCGAATATCGTGTATGTGATGAGTGAAAGCTTCTCCGATCCAAGCCGATTGAAAGGGTTAGAGATCTATGGCGGTGATCCATTGCAGGCGTATCGTGAGGTGGCAGACACGACCTACAGCGGACAAATGCTCTCGCAAAATTACGGCGGCGGTACTGCGAATATCGAATTTGAAGCATTGACTGGATTTTCAATGGAGCTCTTCAATGCACAGATGACGACACCTTATACGATGCTGGTACCAGAATTCAAGTCATTTCCTTCATTAGTAGGGACATTAAAAGAGCGAGGTTATGAAACAACCGCGATCCATCCGTACAATACATCCATGTACAAAAGAAAAGACGTTTATAAAACATTCGGCTTCGATCAATTTCTCGACGAAAGCACGATGACGCATAAAGACAAAATCGAAAACAATCCCTATATTTCCGATAAGGCAGCGTATCAGGAAGTCTTCGATCAATTAGAAAAAAAGAATCAACCGCAATTCTTACACTTGGTGACGATGCAGACGCATATGCCGTATGAAAATAAATACGACGAACTGCCTTATCTTGTCAAAGGAGAAGACAGTATGGCTGTAAGAAGTTATTTGCAAGATGTCGCATACAGCAGTGAAGCATTGAATGATTTTCTGACTAAGCTGGACAAATTGCCTGAACGGACATTGGTCGTCTTCTGGGGCGATCATTTGCCAGGGATTTATTCGGAGGAGATTCAAGAGAAGAATCAAGGACACCCATTACATGAGACTGAATTTCTCATGTACGACAACCGGCATCAGTTGAACAACGAGCGGGTGACAACAAGTCCATTTTATTTTGCGGCAGATCTTTTTCAACAAGGGCGACTGCAAATGACTGGCTTTCAGCAGTTATTAGTAGAACTGCAAAACGAGCTGCCAGCATTTGAAAAAGGAATGTACTATCAAAGTGGGCAGTGGTTTAAAGAAGCTCGATTGAACAAGAAGCAAGAAAAATTATATCAGGATTATCAAATGATCCAATATGACATCACATCCGGAAATCAATACAGCTTAAAAGAAGCATTCTTTGAATAA
- the nadE gene encoding ammonia-dependent NAD(+) synthetase encodes MTLQEEIIKELGTKPSIDPQEEIRRSIEFLKAYLKKHPFLKSFVLGISGGQDSSLAGRLAQLAMEEMREETGDQAYKFFAVRLPYGAQADEADAKRALVFIKPDVSLSVNIKGAVDAEVAALEEAGVAISDFNKGNIKARQRMITQYAIAGDNQGAVIGTDHAAENITGFFTKFGDGGADILPLFRLNKRQGKMLLKELGADESLYLKVPTADLEDGKPLIADEVALGVTYDDIDDYLEGREIEASAQATIENWWNKTQHKRHLPITVFDDFWK; translated from the coding sequence ATGACGTTGCAAGAAGAGATCATTAAGGAATTAGGAACAAAACCATCGATTGATCCTCAAGAAGAAATTCGGAGAAGTATTGAATTTTTAAAAGCGTATTTGAAAAAGCACCCATTTTTGAAATCTTTTGTATTGGGAATCAGCGGTGGTCAAGATTCTTCATTGGCAGGTCGTTTGGCACAACTTGCAATGGAAGAAATGCGTGAAGAAACTGGGGATCAGGCCTACAAATTCTTTGCTGTTCGCTTGCCTTATGGCGCGCAAGCAGACGAAGCAGATGCAAAGAGAGCCTTGGTGTTTATAAAACCAGATGTAAGCTTAAGCGTGAATATCAAAGGAGCGGTAGATGCTGAAGTGGCGGCTTTAGAAGAAGCAGGAGTCGCTATCAGTGACTTCAATAAAGGAAACATCAAAGCACGTCAACGAATGATTACTCAGTATGCGATCGCAGGAGACAATCAAGGTGCCGTAATCGGAACAGATCATGCAGCGGAAAATATCACAGGTTTCTTCACGAAATTTGGCGATGGCGGTGCAGACATCTTGCCGTTGTTCCGTTTGAACAAGCGCCAAGGAAAAATGCTGCTGAAGGAATTGGGCGCAGATGAATCCTTGTATTTGAAGGTTCCAACAGCCGATCTAGAAGATGGCAAACCATTGATTGCGGATGAAGTCGCACTTGGGGTCACTTATGATGACATTGACGACTATTTGGAAGGTCGAGAAATTGAAGCGAGTGCCCAAGCAACGATCGAAAATTGGTGGAACAAAACGCAGCATAAACGTCATTTACCAATTACGGTCTTTGATGATTTCTGGAAATAA
- a CDS encoding nicotinate phosphoribosyltransferase has product MKKLYEDDSLTLHTDLYQINMMKTYWETGRADLHAVFECYFRNMPFDNGYVIFAGLERLVKYLEDLTFSESDLAYLSEVEHYPADFIDYLRDFKFACTVRSAVEGELVFNNEPIIQVEGPLLQCQLVETTLLNIVNFQTLIATKAARIKSVIGDDPLLEFGTRRAQELDAAIWGTRAAYIGGADATSNVRAGKIFGIPDSGTHAHSLIQSYGNDYEGFKAYAETHRDCVFLVDTYDTIRSGVPSAIRVAREMGDKINFLGVRIDSGDMAYISKRVRQQLDEAGFPDAKIYASNDLDESTILNLKMQHAKIDVWGVGTKLITAYDQPALGAVFKLVSIENKEGEMMDTIKLSSNAEKVTTPGKKQVWRITRKSDGKSEGDYVTLWDEDPREEKEIYMFHPVYPYINKTVKNFEARPVLKDIFVKGTRVYELPDLEIVKQTAKDSLDSLWEEYKRDLNPQKYPVDLSTECWNHKNKIMDQVRKSMVKTEEED; this is encoded by the coding sequence ATGAAAAAGTTGTACGAAGATGACAGTTTGACACTTCATACGGACCTTTATCAAATCAATATGATGAAAACTTATTGGGAGACGGGTCGAGCGGATCTTCACGCCGTATTTGAGTGTTATTTCCGTAATATGCCTTTTGATAATGGCTATGTCATCTTTGCTGGTCTAGAACGACTTGTAAAATATTTGGAAGATTTGACGTTTAGTGAAAGTGACTTGGCATATTTAAGTGAAGTGGAACATTACCCGGCAGATTTTATCGATTATTTGCGAGATTTCAAATTTGCTTGTACCGTTCGTTCAGCGGTAGAAGGTGAATTGGTCTTTAATAATGAACCGATCATCCAGGTGGAAGGACCACTGCTGCAATGCCAATTGGTCGAAACGACATTGTTGAATATCGTAAACTTTCAAACCTTGATTGCAACCAAAGCGGCGCGCATTAAATCCGTTATTGGAGATGATCCTTTATTAGAATTTGGGACACGTCGTGCACAGGAATTAGATGCTGCTATATGGGGAACACGAGCGGCTTATATTGGTGGTGCTGATGCAACAAGCAATGTGCGTGCTGGAAAAATTTTTGGTATTCCAGATAGCGGCACGCATGCGCATTCATTGATCCAGTCTTACGGCAACGATTACGAAGGATTTAAAGCTTACGCAGAAACACATCGGGATTGTGTCTTTTTAGTTGATACGTACGATACGATCCGATCAGGCGTGCCAAGTGCCATCCGAGTTGCACGAGAAATGGGCGATAAGATCAACTTTTTAGGTGTACGTATCGATAGCGGTGACATGGCCTATATTTCGAAACGTGTCCGCCAACAATTAGATGAAGCAGGATTTCCAGATGCGAAAATCTATGCATCGAATGATTTAGATGAAAGCACCATTCTCAACTTAAAAATGCAGCATGCGAAGATCGATGTATGGGGTGTCGGAACGAAGCTGATCACAGCTTACGATCAACCGGCTCTTGGTGCTGTCTTCAAATTAGTCTCGATTGAGAACAAAGAGGGAGAGATGATGGACACCATCAAACTTTCCAGCAATGCAGAAAAAGTCACGACGCCAGGGAAAAAGCAAGTGTGGCGGATCACGCGTAAATCTGATGGCAAATCAGAAGGGGATTATGTGACTTTGTGGGATGAAGACCCGAGAGAAGAAAAGGAAATCTACATGTTCCATCCCGTCTATCCTTATATCAATAAAACAGTTAAAAACTTTGAAGCGCGTCCAGTCTTAAAAGACATTTTCGTAAAAGGAACGCGCGTCTATGAACTGCCTGATTTAGAAATTGTGAAGCAAACGGCTAAAGATAGTTTGGATTCCTTATGGGAAGAGTATAAACGTGACCTTAATCCACAAAAATATCCAGTCGATCTTTCAACTGAGTGCTGGAACCATAAAAACAAAATTATGGACCAAGTGCGTAAATCTATGGTAAAAACGGAAGAAGAAGATTAA
- a CDS encoding DUF1827 family protein, which produces MKLIETPLNSNVNLETLYPNLTGYLFEQRPAIKLLKLYAYDRTKIIYADRFDTIDLLLINRQRKISHQEVDTIIHRLLKVDRKDVTVDVGYKKQMMQAGIRPKEGYKDIIAVEYKVSKEK; this is translated from the coding sequence ATGAAATTAATTGAGACACCTTTGAATAGCAATGTTAATTTAGAAACACTCTATCCAAATTTAACGGGTTACCTGTTTGAGCAGCGTCCGGCTATCAAGTTGCTTAAATTGTACGCCTACGACCGAACAAAAATTATCTATGCGGATCGCTTTGATACGATCGATTTATTATTGATCAATCGTCAGCGGAAAATCAGTCATCAAGAAGTCGATACGATCATCCATCGCTTATTGAAAGTTGATCGGAAAGATGTGACTGTCGATGTCGGGTATAAAAAACAAATGATGCAGGCTGGAATCCGACCTAAAGAAGGATACAAAGATATTATTGCTGTGGAATATAAAGTCTCAAAAGAAAAATAA